In the Equus quagga isolate Etosha38 chromosome 6, UCLA_HA_Equagga_1.0, whole genome shotgun sequence genome, TCTCCAGCAATGTGAGTGATCTGATTTCTctgtatttggtgttgtcactattttttattttaggcattctgataggtgtgtagtgatatctcattgtagttatagtttgcatttccctaatggctaatgctGTTGAACAACTTTTCGTGTACTTATTTGTTATTTCTGAAATatctgtttatgtcttttgccaattttctaacggaatttcttgtttgtttttaactgttgagttttgagagttctttatatattctagataccagTCCTTTGTCaaatacgtggtttgcaaatattctcttccAGTCTGTAGCTATCTTTTCACCCTCTTAACGGGCCTTTTACAGAACAAGTTTTTCATCTTGATGAAGTCctgtttatcaatttttctttttatggattgtgtttttTATCTTAAATCTAAGAACTCTGCCTAGTCCtggatcccaaagattttctcctatgcttttttttctgaattttttatagttttacattttccattAGTCCATGATCCGatttagttcatttttgtataagatgtgaggtttaggccaagattttttcttttgccatggatatccaattgttccagcacctcCAAAAAAGACTATCGTTCCTCCATTGAATCatttttgtacctttgtcaaaaattagttgggTGTATTTATGTGAGTCTGTTTCtaggttttctgttttgttccattgatttacATGCCTATCCCTTtaataccacacagtcttgatcaCTTTAGCTATaaaattaagttttgaaattgggtaGATTGAatcttcccactttattcttcttttccaaaatgttttagctattctagttcctttgtctttccacataaattttaaaataatcttgtctatatttacaaaaaagtCTTACAAGGATTTTATTAGGAATTCCATTAATCCTGtatatcaatttggagagaattgacttctttattctgttgagccttccaatccaagaacatggtaTGTGTCTCCGTTTATTTagaactttgatttctttcatcagcattttgtagttttcagcatataaatcCTATGTGTGTCTTGTTAGAGTTACACTTACgcgttttattttatttttgaatggcTGCAAAATGGTACTGTATTTTTAGTTTCAGTGTGTCCatatgttcattgctagtatatagaaacacagttgatttttgtatatttatcttgtatcctgtgactttgaTGAATTCACTTGTTACTTctatgactttttctttgtaCACTCCTTGAGATGTTCTACGTAGACAATTGTCATCTGCAGACAGagagtgttttatttcttcctttctgatccatgtgatgtttatttccttccttgcctTATTTCACTGGCTCAGACTtacagcactatgttgaataagagcagtGAGAGTAGACATGCTTTCATTGTTCCCAATTTTAGGGGGACGGCATTCAGTCCTTCACCACTAAGTATGTTAGCTGTCAGCTTTTTGTAGATGATTTTTATCAAGCTGAGGCAGTCCCTCTCTACTCCTCTGTTTCTGAGAGTTTtgatcatgaatggatgttggattttgtcaaatgctttttctacattgATTGATATGATTGTGTGAGTTTTCTTCCTTAGCCTGTTTATGTGAAttacattgactttttaaaatattgaaccagccttgaaTCCATGGTGTatacttagtcatggtgtatagttctttttgtttattgctaAATTCTGTTTGCTGCTATTTTACTGagagatttttgcatctatattcataagagatactGGTCAgtagtcttttgttttgttttagactgtctttgtctggttttgatatcagggtaatactggctttATGAAATAAATTGGGATGTATATCCTTCTCatatattttctagaagagatgGTATGGAATTGGTGttcattcttatttaaatatttggtagaattctccagtgaaaccatctggacctggagatttctttttcaagaattttaaattaaaaatttaattttcttaatggttcaaattattattattatccttttgatgtttGCAGTATCATAATGATATCctttgtttcattcctgataatAGTAATTTGtgtctgctctattttttcttttgtcagtcttgctagaagtTTGTCAATTGCGTTgattttttcagagaaatagttctttgttttgttgatttttgtctctttttctgttttcaatttctttgatttctgcttttatctttattaactcctttcttttgcttgctttgggtttatttcattcttttattttagcttCTTGTGATGGgagcttagatgattgatttcagacttttgcTTTTGTAATGTATGCATTTAGTGTTATACGGTTCCCTCTCAGCTCTATTTTTGCTGTAtcttacaaattttgatatgttgtattttcattttcattcagttcaatattttttttggtttcccttgaaatttcctctttgacccatggattatttagaactGTGTTgcttagtttccaagtgtttggagattttcctgttatccttctgctgttgatttctaatttgattccaTTATAGTTACAGAGcacactctgtatgatttcaactcttttaaatctgttgagtttgttttatggcccaggatgtgGTTTCTCTTGGTATATGTTCTGTAAGCACTTgggaagaatgcatattctgctgttattggatgAAGTATTCTAAAATGTCAATTAAGTCCTGTAGGTTGATGGTGTTTTTGAgtttttctatatccttgctgagtttttgtctatttgttctatcagttattgagagaggGTGTTGAAGTTACCAATtataactgtggatttgtctatttctccattcaaTTCTATCAGTCtttacttcacatattttgcaactctgttgtttggtgcatacacatttagaattCGTAAGTCTTCTTGGTGGATaaactcttttatcattatataatgtccctcttggtctctagtaattttctttgttctgaagtttAGCTGATATTAAGAGCTACTCCTGATTtcctttgattaatgtttcaTGGCATGTatgtttttcatcctttttctttcaatttgctGGTGCTGTTATTTGAAGcgatttcttgtagacagcacacAATTGGGTCATACGTTTTTTATATTCCAGTCTGCCAATCTATCTTTTAAATGGTATATTTAAGCTATTTATATTTAGTGCAATTATTGGTTTGTTAGGGatatgtctgccattttattttatctttgtttgtattatctatttctttttctgccttcctgtTGGTTATCTGAAcactttttgggggggggtggtgaggaagattgtccctgagctaacatctgtgccagtcttcctccattttatatgtgggacgctacctcaacatggcttgatgagcagtatgtaggtccctgccctggatctgaacccacaaagcctgggcagccaaagcagagctcataaacttaaccactacaccactgggccagcccctgaatgctttttaaaaattccaccttGATTTATCTCTAGTATTTTTGAGTGTATCTTTGTGTATATCTTTTGAGTAACTGCTCCAGGTATTACATTAGATAAACATGATTTGTCACAGTCTATTGGCATCATCATTTTACCAGTTCAAGTGAAGTGTGGAAACCTTATCTCCTTTATATTCCTTTACACTCCcctatttataatataattatctttaaaaattcctttacatccatttagaaccacatcagatGGTGTTATAGCTTTTATTTCAATCATCAAATATAACTTAGActcaaaaatagaaggaaagccTGTTATATTTACCCATGTTTTTTGCTTatcatgttctttcttcttttttttttttttcctgaggaagattagccctgagctaactactgccaatccccccctttttgctgaggaagactggccctgagctaacatccatgcccatcttcctctactttatacgtgggacgcctaccacagcatggctttttgccaagcagtgccatgtccacacctgggatcttaaccagcaaaccctgggccaccaagaagcggaacgtgcaaacttaactgctgtgccactaggccggccccctcatgttctttctttttttctcatattccaaggttccttcttttattaagtcctttctgtttagaaaacTTCTTTTAGTCATTCTTTTAGGGCAGTCTGCTGACAACAAATTCTCCTAGTTTTCCATCATCTGAGACTGCCTAGATTTCTCCTTcatacctgaaggatatttttgctagctATAGGACTCTAGGTTGGCAggtcttttctttcagcatttgaaaaatgttgtgccacttccttctgtcTTCCATAGACTTTGATGAGAAATCTGCCGTCCACTAGATTTAGACTGCACTGTCGCAGGGCACTCATGTCGACATGGACACCAGGCTAACAGTTCCCTAAATTTGAGGTTTTAGCTTCaccaaataaattaatgtttattctgcattttagaaatttatcatGAAATGTAATGGAGCATATAGTAATGACCTAGCCAATATTTTTGACTcaagtttcaaagaaaaactaatatttctctctgtttcattaaaaCCTGGAAACACATAAGTGGTAAGCAGGAAGTAactttttgtgtctgtttctttttaatctagTATGGAAAGAAAACTTATGTCCTCAGTTCCATCTGTCTCCTCATCAGAAACAGAACCCAATGGCACCTTCAGCAGTAATGACAGCCACAGGAACTGCACAATTGAAAACTTCAAGAGAGAATTTTACCCCATCATATACCTGATAATATTTGTCTGGGGAGCCTTGGGAAATGGCTTTTCCATATATGTTTTCCTGcagccttataagaaatgcaCATCTGTGAATGTTTTCATGCTAAACCTGGCCATTTCAGATCTCTTGTTCACAAGCACACTGCCTTTCAGGGCTGACTATTACCTCAGAGGCTCCAATTGGATGTTTGGGGACCTGGCCTGCAGAATTATGTCTTATTCCCTATATGTCAACATGTACAGCAGCATCTATTTCCTGACTGTGCTGAGTGTTGTGCGTTTCCTGGCAACTGTTCACCCCTTCCGGCTCCTCCATGTCACCAGCATCAGAAGTGCCTGGATTCTATGTGGGATCATATGGATCTTTATTATGGCTTCGTCAGCAGTACTTCTGAAGAATGGCTCTGAGCAAGACGGTAATGTCACATTATGCTTAGAGCTGAATCTGAATAAAGTCATTAAACTACAGGCCATGAACTACCTCGCCTTGGTGGTGGGCTTCCTGCTGCCATTCTGCACACTCAGCATCTGTTACCTGCTGATCATTCGAGCCCTGTTAATGGTGAAAGTCCCGGAAACAGGGCTGCGGGTTTCTCACAGGAAGGCACTAACCACCATCATCATTGCCTTAGTCATCTTTCTCCTGTGCTTCCTGCCCTATCACGTACTGAGAACCCTCCACCTGGTCATGTGGGAGGTGGGTACATGCATAGACTGGCTACATAAAGCTGTGGTCATCACACTGGCCTTAGCAGCAACCAACAGCTGCTTCAACCCTTTGCTCTATTACTTTGCTGGGGAAAATTTTAAGGACAGACTAAGGTCTGCAGTCAGAAAAGGTCATCTGCAGAAGATAAAGTGCAGCTTTCCTGTCTGTGTATGgttgaaaaaggaaacaagagtgTAAGGGGTTACTAGGTGAGGCCCATTCTCGTATCCTTGTGTCCACCTTCATTCACACATAGTCTCCAAATACCTTGTATTTAAACCATTCCTAACAAAGGTCAATTCTCAACATTTACTTGACCATGATTTTTGTTAATAAGACCTACTTCAAAAATTTCATTAGGTGTATTTTCAGTGGTTGAGTCTAAAtgaggaatgaaaaggaaaaattcctaCTAGACTCTTGCAATCTGTCAGACTTGGAAAAAATGCCAGGCACAGTGGGTGCTACTTTTCATCAGATACTGTACCAGATTTCTGGTCCACCAGGCATTCTAAATTCTTAACTTTAAGACAACCCCAACTTCCCCAGTTGCTCAagttcctcttccctcttcaaTCCCTGGAGATATAATCAATTAACAAAGCTATGGGAGGTCCCAGAGCAGATAAGAAAAGCATCCTAAGAATTCAGAGGAAAGATTTTGACTGTGAAGAAGAAGGCTACCCTCTAACAAAGCAGAGTCAAGATCCCAAACAAGaacagtgagagagaaagggagagaagaactGGGGCAAGAGAGAGCTGGTGAGAAGTAGAGAGGAGAATGAATTTCATTTCACGCTGGGAGAGGGGCTCTAGCACATTGAAGGCAAGAatgttccctttgcctctctcttcctggggcttaggaaggagaggaagagtaGGAGGAGGATCTGGGGCATTGCTCTAGGGGATGGAGGGATTGTGTGTGGAACAGGGGAGAGGAAGGACCAATTTTACTCTTGAGATTTGGGTTTGGACTGACTTCACTGCAGTTTTCACTCCTGCCCATTAATCCATTGGGATGGCAGCTAGAATAAAGGAGGTGGCTCTAAGAGTTAGTTGGGCACTCAGTGAGAGGGTGCGGTGGAGAGCAAGCTGCAAAGGTTGTTGTACCCCTGAAATTCTATTAACAATTTGGTGGAACATGAGTAGGGCAGTGCTGCCTTCTTTTTTTGAGAGAGTGGAGAATAGCACTGGATAATGGGAGGGAGGTCATTTCTGTCCACTGAAACAAAGCTAAGGATACTAAGGACACTACCAACTACTACCACGTTGACCACTGTACTGCAACAACTGAGTGCCTCTGCATGCTGGGCAGACTCGGCCAGGCACTTTACATTCATTAATCCCATTTCACCCTCACACCAAAGccctgtttccattttacagatgaagaaactgaagtttggagaaattaagaaacttgtTCAAGTTCACACATCTCGTAAGAGTTTTAAAACCTCTGTGCAGAAGCGTTGACTGGGTGCTGTTCCCACCACTCCCCCTGCAAACTTCCAGGAAGATTGGTTGAGAGTCTGAGTGAGAGCTCCTTTCCTCCGCCAGCAACCCACCCCTCCTCACTCTCATTAGAAGACTGAGGTTTTCTCTGTGGAGTTGCTGACCCCAGGCAcagtggagggtgggaggaaggtggTGTTCTGAACCTGGAGAGGGACTAAGTGAAAGTCTTCCCAGTAAACAAAGACTCCAGTGCTCTTCCCTTACTTGGCTCCAGAAAGCTGACAGACAGACTCAGAGCCTGCAGGACCTTCCTCTGGGGGATCTGCCAACCCAAGAAAAAAGACCCACAGATACAGGCCGTTGGGGATTCCCCAGCACAAAAGCTGGGTGCCTGCCCAACACCTATCTGACGGGGAAGCCTCCAAGGCAACTAACCCCTTCCACTCACAGAGGGCAGCTAATCCACCTGCTAGAACCTCTCTTAATTATCAACAGCTGATGACAACTCCACATTGGAGGGAAAGGCCCGAACATGAAAAGCACCAACAAATAAATGACAGGGTAGATAGAAACATTTCGGTGTGAAAGTTCTCAACATCTTTATCACCCTTTCACTTCTTCTCAGAAAGTTCCTGGAGGATGTTCTCCTCCAAAAGAAGAGATTAAGCcaagataaaggaaaacatggCGTTTAGGAAGCAAGGAATCCAACATGGGAGAAACATGAAGAGAATTCCCAGGGTGTTGGTATGCTGTAAAAAAGCAAGAAACCAATTGATTTGCACACATTGGAGAGCTTGGGATGAGCTAGTGATAAATACacagagaaataagcaaaaaaaaaaaaaatggataatgcAATTCTTAAATGCTAGGTAAAAAGAAACTGTTGTATAAGAGAGGAAATATAACCATAGTACACTACAAGGCTCAACTGTGAATAATATTTATGTAGAGAATAATGTAAATAGCAAAACACTGTAATAtaactttttttgagaaatgaggGGAGAGG is a window encoding:
- the CYSLTR2 gene encoding cysteinyl leukotriene receptor 2 — translated: MSSSTLLASVTIKCWWPLRSMERKLMSSVPSVSSSETEPNGTFSSNDSHRNCTIENFKREFYPIIYLIIFVWGALGNGFSIYVFLQPYKKCTSVNVFMLNLAISDLLFTSTLPFRADYYLRGSNWMFGDLACRIMSYSLYVNMYSSIYFLTVLSVVRFLATVHPFRLLHVTSIRSAWILCGIIWIFIMASSAVLLKNGSEQDGNVTLCLELNLNKVIKLQAMNYLALVVGFLLPFCTLSICYLLIIRALLMVKVPETGLRVSHRKALTTIIIALVIFLLCFLPYHVLRTLHLVMWEVGTCIDWLHKAVVITLALAATNSCFNPLLYYFAGENFKDRLRSAVRKGHLQKIKCSFPVCVWLKKETRV